A stretch of the Ktedonobacterales bacterium genome encodes the following:
- a CDS encoding ABC transporter ATP-binding protein, translating to MTYSEEQTTLQSGGAATTMAPALEARDIHKSLPLGGNRIEILRGIDLRVNKGEFVAIMGPSGSGKSTLLGIIAGLDNPTSGQVLIDGIDITRMSESQLAKVRNQKIGMVFQAFNLIPTLTAQENVEIPLYVGKHEGSASARAKELLGLVGLGHRLGNRPTQLSGGEQQRVAVARAMATNPAIIIMDEPTGNLDQSNSDNILQMIRGLREQTGTTFIIATHDPDVAASADRSVRIVDGLVAAAVE from the coding sequence ATGACGTACTCTGAGGAACAGACAACCTTACAATCAGGCGGCGCAGCAACGACTATGGCGCCTGCGTTGGAAGCCAGAGACATTCACAAATCATTACCCCTGGGCGGCAACCGAATCGAGATTCTCAGGGGCATTGACTTGCGTGTGAATAAAGGCGAGTTTGTTGCCATTATGGGGCCTTCCGGTTCTGGTAAGTCTACCCTGCTGGGCATCATTGCCGGATTGGATAACCCCACGAGCGGCCAGGTGTTGATTGATGGGATCGACATCACGCGCATGAGCGAGAGCCAGCTAGCGAAAGTTCGCAATCAGAAGATAGGGATGGTCTTCCAGGCATTTAATCTTATCCCGACACTGACCGCCCAGGAGAATGTGGAGATTCCGCTCTATGTGGGCAAACACGAGGGGAGCGCCAGCGCGCGAGCCAAAGAACTGTTAGGGCTGGTGGGATTAGGCCATCGCCTGGGGAATCGGCCCACCCAGCTTTCCGGCGGCGAACAACAGCGGGTAGCTGTGGCGCGGGCAATGGCGACGAATCCAGCGATCATCATTATGGATGAGCCAACCGGCAATCTGGACCAGAGCAACAGCGACAATATTTTGCAAATGATTCGAGGCTTGCGCGAGCAGACGGGGACGACGTTCATTATTGCGACGCATGATCCTGATGTGGCTGCCTCGGCTGATCGCTCGGTTCGCATTGTGGATGGTCTGGTGGCGGCTGCCGTCGAATAA
- a CDS encoding SPFH domain-containing protein, whose translation MAIGHVISTLLPDGEEVMGPEVLLWHYPRNDIVSGSLLTVESNHFCVLKSRGAVIYIYETGQYPVVTPEKPLLGSFQRAFYDGQSPWQYEALYINRAKLVVKTTGFALSREMAEMSYDVDYYIHVNSQQDAMRLVQHMPYRGHTLTTAEVNVYAGPVVEQAINQIVQVTPLESVNEKIHDLTQIVFQHLQQFLQGYGISLDTVKVLVYPRDERMRSLISLKAFGLSEVEAVRYYTAMLMAQHGIISAPNMAVGQPFTMAAMPTLSTAQIGAAVSAGNSAPAPQAHPRQASQ comes from the coding sequence ATGGCTATCGGTCACGTTATTTCTACGCTTCTTCCTGACGGCGAAGAGGTGATGGGGCCAGAGGTACTCCTCTGGCATTATCCCAGAAACGACATTGTGAGCGGTTCACTTCTGACGGTGGAGAGTAACCACTTTTGTGTCCTGAAATCACGGGGAGCGGTTATCTATATTTATGAGACCGGCCAGTACCCCGTCGTGACGCCTGAAAAGCCGCTCCTGGGTTCCTTCCAGCGGGCCTTCTATGATGGTCAAAGTCCCTGGCAGTATGAGGCGCTGTACATCAACCGCGCTAAGCTGGTGGTGAAAACGACTGGTTTTGCGCTCTCGCGCGAGATGGCCGAGATGAGCTACGATGTGGATTATTATATCCACGTCAACAGCCAGCAAGACGCGATGCGTCTGGTGCAGCATATGCCCTATCGCGGCCACACGCTGACGACGGCTGAGGTGAATGTCTATGCGGGGCCAGTAGTCGAGCAGGCGATCAACCAGATCGTTCAAGTCACGCCGTTGGAGTCGGTGAATGAAAAGATTCATGATCTGACGCAGATCGTTTTTCAGCATCTCCAGCAGTTTTTGCAGGGCTATGGTATTAGCCTGGATACGGTGAAGGTGCTGGTCTATCCACGCGACGAGCGTATGCGCTCGTTGATTTCGCTCAAGGCATTTGGCTTGAGCGAGGTTGAGGCAGTACGCTATTACACGGCGATGTTGATGGCGCAGCACGGCATCATCTCTGCGCCCAATATGGCGGTTGGGCAGCCCTTTACTATGGCGGCCATGCCGACGCTTTCAACTGCTCAAATCGGTGCAGCGGTCTCTGCTGGCAATTCAGCGCCAGCCCCACAGGCGCATCCAAGGCAGGCGAGCCAATGA
- a CDS encoding aldehyde dehydrogenase family protein — protein MATIAMRQEVSQFLDGKKKLLIGGQWAEALSGETYETRNPATGEVLTHIASAGVEDVDKAVKAARAAFTGPWRKIAPAERSKLLWRLADLMEQHFEELTELETVDGGKVRRIAGVEVAIAIDHFRYYAGWPTKLEGNTVPVSAPGILNYTLREPVGVCGLIIPWNFPIVMASWKLAPALAAGCTMILKPAGPTPLTALRVGELALEAGFPEGVVNIITGPGSRVGSALVRHPEVDKIAFTGSTEVGKQIARESVDTVKRVSLELGGKSPNIVLPDADLEGAVRGAFNAIFYNQGQVCTAGSRLFAERSIAEELTERLADRARKTTLGNGLDPKVQMGPVVSESQMQTVLGYIESGLREGAKPVSGGKRAAGDGLEGGYFVEPTVFSGVTDEMTVAREEIFGPVVVVLPFEGLEEVAERANNSPYGLAAGIWTRDLGKAHKLASLLKAGTVWINCYNVFDAASPFGGYKQSGYGREHGHAALELYTEVKSVWTKYD, from the coding sequence ATGGCGACTATTGCAATGCGGCAAGAGGTGTCGCAATTTCTGGATGGAAAGAAGAAACTGCTTATTGGAGGGCAGTGGGCCGAGGCTCTTTCGGGCGAAACCTATGAGACGCGCAATCCCGCGACGGGCGAGGTGCTGACACACATAGCTTCTGCGGGCGTTGAGGATGTGGATAAGGCAGTCAAAGCGGCGCGCGCGGCTTTTACCGGCCCCTGGCGCAAGATCGCCCCTGCGGAGCGCAGCAAGCTGCTCTGGAGGCTGGCCGATCTGATGGAACAGCACTTCGAGGAACTGACAGAACTGGAGACGGTTGATGGCGGTAAGGTGCGCAGGATTGCGGGCGTCGAGGTGGCGATTGCCATTGATCATTTTCGCTACTACGCGGGCTGGCCGACAAAGCTTGAGGGCAACACAGTCCCTGTCTCGGCTCCGGGCATCCTCAACTACACGCTGCGCGAGCCGGTTGGTGTTTGCGGCCTGATTATCCCTTGGAACTTTCCGATTGTCATGGCGTCTTGGAAACTGGCTCCCGCGTTGGCGGCGGGATGCACAATGATCTTGAAACCGGCTGGCCCCACGCCGCTGACGGCGCTGCGCGTTGGCGAACTGGCGCTGGAAGCCGGTTTTCCTGAAGGCGTAGTGAATATTATTACCGGCCCAGGTTCGCGGGTGGGCAGTGCGCTGGTGCGGCATCCCGAAGTAGATAAGATTGCCTTCACCGGCTCAACCGAAGTGGGCAAGCAGATTGCGCGGGAGTCGGTTGATACTGTGAAACGGGTTTCGCTGGAACTGGGCGGCAAGTCGCCTAATATCGTCCTACCCGACGCTGATCTGGAGGGAGCCGTCAGGGGCGCGTTCAACGCGATTTTCTACAACCAGGGCCAGGTTTGTACGGCTGGCTCGCGCCTTTTCGCCGAGCGTTCTATTGCTGAGGAATTGACCGAGCGGCTGGCAGATCGGGCGCGCAAGACGACGCTGGGCAATGGACTGGACCCGAAGGTGCAGATGGGACCGGTTGTCTCGGAAAGTCAGATGCAGACAGTGTTGGGCTATATCGAGAGCGGTCTGCGCGAAGGCGCGAAGCCAGTATCAGGCGGCAAGCGCGCTGCTGGCGACGGTCTGGAAGGCGGCTATTTTGTCGAGCCAACCGTCTTCAGCGGCGTCACCGATGAGATGACAGTTGCGCGCGAGGAGATTTTTGGGCCGGTGGTGGTTGTTCTGCCATTTGAGGGGCTGGAGGAAGTAGCCGAACGCGCCAATAACAGCCCCTATGGCCTGGCGGCGGGCATCTGGACACGCGATCTGGGCAAGGCGCATAAGCTGGCTTCGCTGCTCAAAGCAGGCACAGTCTGGATTAACTGCTACAACGTCTTTGACGCGGCTTCGCCTTTTGGCGGTTATAAACAGAGCGGCTACGGGCGCGAACACGGCCATGCCGCGCTGGAATTGTACACCGAGGTGAAGAGCGTCTGGACGAAATACGACTAG